A stretch of DNA from Micromonospora sp. NBC_01813:
CCGCCGGCCAGCTGTTCGACGAGCGGCCGAGCCGGCCGGCGACGGAGCGGTTCGTCGCCGACGAGCGGCACCACCTGCTGATCGCCTACCTCGACGACGGCACGCCGGCCGGGATGATCACCGGCGTGGAGATGACCCACCCAGACAAGGGCACCGAGATGTTCCTGTACGAGTTGGGTGTCGACGACGCGTACCAGGGTCGGGGGATCGGTAGGGCGCTGGTCGCCGCGCTCGCCGAACTGGCCCGGGGCCGGGGCTGTTTCGGCATGTGGGTGATCACCGACGGGGACAACGCGGCGGCGTTGGCGACGTACCGGCGGGCGGGTGGCGCAAGCGAGGACGGTCAGGTCGTGCTCGCCTGGACGTTCGACGAGCCATAGCCGGCGGGCGGCGAACCCGGCAGGCCGGGGTGGGTCAGCCGGCAGGCCGGGGTGGGCGGGTGAGCCGGCTCAGCTTCAGCGCCAGATGCAGGCACAGCCGTTCGTTTCCGTCCTTCAGGTCGGTGTCGGCCAACTGCTCGACCCGTTGCAGCCGGTAGTAGAGCGTGGTGCGGTGCAGGCGTAGGCGCTCAGCGGTGGCGTGCGCGTTGCCGGCCAGGTCCAGATAGACCTCCAGCGTCTCCAGCAGCACCTGGTGGGTGTCGTCGCGCAGCATCCGCTCCAGGCCCGGATGCACCCCGGCGAGGTCGAGCTGTCCACCGTCTATCTGCGACAGCAGTCGGTAGATGCCCAGGTTGGCCCAGGTGACGACGTGCCCCAGGGCCGGCAGCTGCACTGCGACCCGCGCCGACTGCAGCGCCTCCGCGTACGAGTCGATGGTGTCGGCCAGCCGGGGCCGGGGCTGGCCGACACCGACCACGGCCCGGACCACCGGCGCCAGCCGGGCGGTGGCGGTTTGCAGCGCCTCGCTGAGATGTCGGGCGGTCGCCGGTGGCGAACCTCGCCCAGCCAGCCGGGCGTCGCGCAACAGCAGCACCCCATGGTCGTGCCGGACCAGGTGCAACGCCTCCCGGGTGCCGACCCAGCGGCGGGTCGCCACCAGCGCCTGCTCCAACGCGATCCTGGCCACCTCGTCGAGGGTCTGACCGCGCGCGGGGACCAGCTGGGCGACGAGCGCGGTGCTCTGGCCGTCGCTGGCGAGCACCCCGTCGGACAGCAGCGACCGGACCGTCTCGGCGCGGGTGTCGGCGGAGTCGGACAGCAGGGTACGGGCGGCCTCGGCCTCCCGCTGCGAGGCCAACTCGCCGATCAGGTTCGTCCGGTACAGCGCCAAGGCCAGGTCCGCCGTCGTGGCCACGGCGGTGGCGATGTCGGCGTCGGTCATGGTGCCGTCGGCGTCGATGAACCAGACGAAACCCAGCAGCAGGTCCTGGTGCCGGATCGGTACGCAGACCCGGGGCAGTAGTTCCAGTTCGGGGCAGGCCGGGGTGCGTACCGGGTCGCGGGCCTTCATGATGCCGACGTCGCGGAACCAGGCGACGACCTCCGGGGTGGTGTGCCGGCGCAGGATCGAGGTCCGGCGTACGTCGTCCATCAGCCCGGTGTGTTCGCTGTAGACGACGACCCGTTGCCGGCGATCCTCGATCAGCGCCGGCCGGCCGACCCGCGCCGCGACCGTGTCGACGATGCGTTGCAACTCTCCGTGCATCCGTCCCCCCGGTCGTCGCGAGACCACGCGGGGGCGGCCCGGTCGGCGTGCGGTGCGCACCCGTCTGATCTTGGTGAATACCTTCCGGTGTGCCGCGTCGCTACGCAAGCCTTCGCCGGTCTGCTCCCGACAGAAGTTCTGCCCGGCCGAGCCGGCTTTCGGCAGCTGTCCGAAGACGACGCCCGCCGCCACTGCCTACCGTCAGCGCTGCATTGCCACCTGCGGTGAGGAGACCAGGCTTTGCCCGTCCCGACGCGGCCCCGCCGGCCCTGGCACCAGGTGGTGGCGGCGGTCGTCACCCCGTTCCGCCGGGACCTCACCGTCGACTTCGACCGGTTACAGGAACAGGTCCGCTGGCTCGCCGAACAGGGCTGCCACGGGGTGGCGGCGGCCTGCGCGTTCGGCGAGTACCAGACGCTGTCCGACGCCGAACGCGTCGACCTGGTCCGGGCCGCGGTGCAGTCGGCGCCGGCCGACTGGCCGGTGCTGGCCGGTGCCGGCGGGTACGGCAGCCGGCAGGCCCGGCACTGGGCCGAGCAGGCGGCGGCGGCCGGAGCGGCGGCGGTGCTGGTGCCGCCGCCGGCCGGTCATCCGGCGAGCGCGGCCGAGGTGGTCGCCCACTTCCGGGAGGTGGCGGCGGTCGGACTGCCGGTGGTGGCGGTGAACGATCCGGCGCAGAGTCGGGTCGACCTGACCCCGGACCTGCTGGCCACGGTCGCCGAGACCGACGGCGTGGTGGCGGTGGTCGACGCCACTGCGGACGTACGCCGGACGCACCGCATCCGCGACCTGTGCCCACATCTGGGCCTGCTGGCCGGCACGGGTGACGTGCTGCTGGAGTCGGTGGTCTGTGGCGCCACCGGTTGGCTGACCGGGCTGGCGAACACGTTGCCGGCGCTGTCGGTGCGGCTGTTCGACTCCTGTGCCGGCGGCGACGTGACGGCCGCGTTGCCGCTGTACGCGGGACTGCATCCGTTGCTGAGCTGGGAGGGCCGGCCGGACGCGGTCCAGGCGGTCAAGCTCGGGATGGACATCGTCGGGCGGTACGGCGGCCCGTGCCGGCCACCGCGTAACCCGTTGCCGCCGGTCGAGGAGACCCGGCTGCGCCGTGACCTGGCCCGGGCGTTGGGTGCCGCCGCCGACCGGTGACCGCCGGCCTGCCGCGCCGGCGGTCGCCCCGACGGGGTCCTGCATGTGTCGGAACCCGTCGATCGACGTGGGCGACATCTGCACGGTGACCGGCCGGCTACCCGGCTCCTAGATTCGACTCGGCTAGCTCCCTCTACGAGAGGCGACCCCCGATGCGCCTACTGTCCACCAGACGTCCGGTGCGCCGCGCGCTGCTCGGCGCGGCCGTCGTGACCGCACTGATCGTGCCGACGGGCGGGGCCACCGTCGTCGCCGCGCCGGGCAACCCGGCCGGCGGCGGCGGGCCGTTCGAGATTCTCGACCCGCAGTACTGGCAGAACCCGGACACGATGACCTGGGACGACTGGGTGGCGGTGCCGGGCCGCGACTGGTCCGACCCGACGGTGACCGGATCGGAGCGCAACTTCGACATCGCGTTGGTCACCCTGGACTATCCGGATGAGCCGTTCGTGGTGACGCAGCGGGCCCGCTCGACGGTCTTCGGCAACCCGCAGGCGAGCGCCGCGAACATCCCCCGGGACCAGGTGGCGCAGTTCTACACCGATTTCCTGAACACCCCGAACGACCTGAACAAGGGTCACACGCTGCACGAATACTGGATGCAGGACTCAAACGGCAAGTACGGCGTCGATCTGACCGGCTTCGGTCCGTACGAGATGCCGTCGAAGTCCTACCAGTACGGCATCGACAACGGGTTCAACCCGGGTGCCTGCCCGGCCGGCGAGCAGTGTGCCCGCAACATCCGTACCGACGGGTTGGGTGCCTGGCGGGCGGCGGTCGGCGACGAGGTGGCCGACTCGTACGAGCTGGTCTTCATCCTCTCCGCCGGCCAGGACGAGTCGTCGACCTGGCAGGAGTTCGGCCAGATGATGTTCCAGACGAAGGAGGACGTGCCGGACGCCTGGGGCCCGCCGGATCCGAACCTGCCGAACTGGGCACGGACCCGCTACGTCGAGTGGACCTCGTGGAAGGCGGCGGCGTCGATCTGGCCGAACGCCGGCGGCGGGTCGTCGACCCAGGCGGAGAGCTCCGGCATGGGGGTGTACGCGCACGAGCTGAGCCATCTGCTGAGCATCGGCGACAACTACAACAACCCGTACGGCTCGCCGCTGCGCCGCACGTACACCGGTATCTGGGGAATGATGTCGCGCGGGTCGTTCAACGGGCCGGGTGGTCCGCACAGTCGCTGGCAGATCCCGCCGACCAACGGTGCCTCGATGGGGTCGTTGCACATGGTCCGCGACAAGATCAAGATTGGGTTGCTGGGTGAGGAGCATCTGCTGCGGCTGTCCCGGGAGGCGTTGGCCTCGTCGGGGATCGTCGTCGCCGAGGTCACCGCGCGGTCGGTCGACGCCGGACCCAACGGCCTGACCGGCATCAACATCGCCATGGACCGGGACCGGTCGCCGGCCTGCAGCACCAGCGCCGACCCGCTCTGCGACGGCGGCAACTTCAACAACTACACCGTCGAGGTCGTCGACCGGATGGGCGCCGACTCGTTCACCCCGGACGCCGGGGTGCTGCTGAGCAAGACCAAGAACGCCGACAGCGCCCCGTTCGTCTGGGTGGTCGACGCCAACCCGCAGGACATCGACATGGTCGACTTCTACCAGCCGGACGGCACCCCGCAGAAGATCACCATGGGCGACTACCGGCAGCTGTCCGACGCGCTGTTCCACGCCGGCAGCGGCTCCGGCAGCGAGTTCGAGTACGTCGACGAGGCCAACCGGCTGCACTTCTACATCCTGGACCTGCGCCGCGACCGCGACGGTGTGCTGTCGTACACGGTGGCGGTGCGGTCCCTGGACGGTGCCGGCGGCCCGAGCACGCACGGCGTCGCGGTCGGCGACGGCCGGGTGACCACGCCGAACAGCAAGCCGACCAACCGGGGCGTGACCTGCTCGTTCGACCTCACCAACACCGGCACCTACTCGGCCGGTGGCCAGCAGCACCCGGAGGACGTCTCCGCGTACCTCGACTCCGACGTCTACCGGCTGTCGACCCGGGCGGCCGGGATCGGCTGGCGCTCGGAACTGCCCAACGAGTTGGCGACCGTCGAGTTCGGCAAGTCGACCACGGTGAAGGTGTCGGTCGCCGCCGCCGCCGACGCGGTGCCCACCGGCTACATCAAACTGACCGCCACCTCGGTCAGCGACCCGACGAAGACCGTGACCGAGACGTGCCGCGTGAACAAGTCTTGACCAGGTCGTCCCGTCACCGCGAGTCGGTCCTCGCCGCGCTGCTGGTCGGCGCGGCGGGGGCCGCCCTGGCCCTGGTGGCCTGCGGCGGCGCTGCGCAACCGGAGCCCCGGTCGGCGGTCACCGTGCGGGTGCTGGTCCGGGACATCAACATCCGCCCGGTAGGGGTGGATTGCGCCGGCACCGGTGCGTACACGTTCTTCCACAACCGGGCACCGTTTCGGATTCTCGGCCCGGCCGGTGAGGTGCTCGCCGCCGGCGAGCTGCCGCCGGGGACCTCGGTCGCGGCCTTCGAGGAGGACCTTGAAGTGGAACGGATCCCGACGTACTGCGAGTTCGCCGTGCCGGTCGAGGTGGCCGACCAGGACGGCTACCGGCTGGTGGTCGACGACCGTCCGCCGATCGAGCTGACCCGCGACGACAGCGAGGGGCCGGCGCTGGTGGCCGTGGTGCCGTCGTGACCACCGGGAGTCCGCGGCTGGCGCGCCACAGCTGCCGACAACGGCGCGCCACAGCTGCTCTGCTCGTGGCCTTGCTCGCGGCAGCGGCGACCGGATGCGGTAGCGATCTGATCGAACATCCCGAACCGTCGCCGTCGGCGGTGGCCGGGGGAGCGCTGACGCTGCCCGGCCCGGCGCCGACCGACCTCGGGTTGCGTCCGGCCCCGACCGACTCTCCGCCGGCCCCGGCGGTCAGCGGTACGTTGACCGACCGCACCCCGCTGGCGTTGGCAGACCTGTGGGGCGACCGGGCGGTGGTGCTGACCTTCTTCACATCCTGGTGCACGACCTGCGCGGACCAGCAGGCCGCGCTCAGTGAGCTGGCCGGGGCGAACGCCGACCGGGTGGTGTTCGTCGGGGTGGTCGGCGCCGACGACGACCCGGCGCAGGTGCAGGACTACCTGCGCCGGCACCAGGTGGACCATCCGGTGCTGGTCGACGACGACCAGACGATCTGGCGGGCGTACGCGGTGCGTGAGCCGCCGGCCGTGGTGCTGATCGCCCGTGGTGGCGTGCTGCTGCGGGGCTTCCCGGGCGGGATCGAGGCGTCCGCCCTGGAGCGCATCCTGACTGAGCTGGTCCTGGCCGACTGACAGTCGTCGGCCGGTGGGATCGGGGCGGTTCGGTGGCCCGTCGTCGGCCTGCGGTCACACCGGAATCCGACCAGCTTTCAGCATTTCGATCATGGAAGGGCCGGTGTCGTACGCCGTCACGCCACCATCGACGGTCAGACAGCTACCGGTGACCATGCGGGACGCCGCGCTGGCGAGATAGACCGCCGCGCCGGCCAGATCCTCCGGCTCGCCCCACTGGCCCAGCGGCACCGTCCGGATCAGCTCCCTCTCCAGCTCCGGATTGCCGGCGAAAGCGCTGGTGAGTTGGGTTCTCGTCCAGCCGGGTGCGATCGCGTTGACCCGTACGCCGTGCGCGGCCCATTCCGCCGAGAGGGTGCGGGTCAGCGAGATCACGCCGGCTTTCGCCACCGCGTACGGCCCGAGCATCGGGACGCCGTTGTATCCGCCGACCGACGCCACGTTGATCACCGAACCCCGGCCGTTTTCGATCATCTGGCGTCCGACCAGCCGGCAGAAGTGGACCACCGATTCGAGATTGCTACGCGTGGTCCGATTCCAGTCGTCGGTGGTCATTTCGAGAAACGGCCCGACGTGGCTGAACCCGCCCGCATTGTTGACCATGATGTCGACTCGGCCGAGCTCGGCGACGGCGGCAGAAACGGAGTTCTCGATCTGCCCGGCGTCCTCGATGTCGCACGTGATCACGAAGCTGCGCCGGCCGAGGTCGGCGATCTCCTTGGCCACCTCCTCCAGCGCGGCGGTGCCGCGCGCGAGAACCGCGACGTCGGCACCCGCTGCGGCCAGGCCGAGCGCGATCGCCTTGCCGATCCCACGGGAGGCCCCGGTGACCAGCGCGACCTGGCCATCCAGTCGAAACATGTCGGATACGTTCGGCATCGCCCCTCCTTGCCCGTCGGGCCGTTCGTCGATCCAGCGTCGCACCAACTCCGGCGAATGGAGGTCTTCGACGTTGCGACGCGAAGGGCAATTTGAAAGATGTACTGCGAGGTCGACCGCAACAAAGATTGGTTGGAGTGGTATTTCGCCAAATGAGGAGAAGAGTGATGGATCACGACGCCTCAACCGTTCGTCCGGACGACGCGGCTGCAGTGCAGGAGATCGTCCGGCGTATTACCATGTCGTGGAACGAAAACGACGCCGACTCCCTGTGCACCGTGTACGCCGACGACGCGTCGGTCGTCCTCCCCGGCGCCCAGCTCAAGGGGCAGAAGAACATTCGGGAGTGGATGGCGCAGGCCTTCGACGGTAAATGGAAGGGTACCCATGTGATCGGGCAGCCGTTGGAGCTGCGGTATCTCCGGGACGACGTGCTGCTGATGATCTCGCAGGGTGGCGCGTACCTGCCGGGCTCCAGCGAGGTGCCGGTGGAGAACGCGATCCGTGGAATCTGGGTGTTCATCAAGGAGAACGGCGAGTGGACCATCACCGGGTACGGGAACACGCCCGTACGGGCACCCATTCCACTGCCCGACACGTATCGCTGAGCTCGGCAGCCCGGTCGCCGGCGCAACGGACGCGCGACGACCGGGCCCGTTCGCAGTCCCGACGACACACAGGGAGGTAGTCGTGCGGAGCGACGGCTGTCCGTATGTCATCGACCGTGCCGGCACGGACGTTCAGGGCGAGGCGGCTCAGCTGCGGACACTGGGTTCCGCGGTCGAGGTCGAACTTCCCGGCGGGGTGCGTGCCTGGTCGATCAACAGCTACGCGCTGGCCAAGCGGTTGTTCGCGGATCCCCGGGTGGCCAAGGATCCGCGTCGGCACTGGCCGGCGTTCGTCAACGGGGACATCAGTGACGACTGGCCCCTGATCAGCTGGGTCAAGATGGACAGCATGACGATCAACGACGGCGCCGACCACCGGCGACTGCGCGGGTTGATCGCCCCCGACTTCGGTCCGCGGCGCATCGAGGCGCAACGGGCGATGATCGAAGGCATCGTCGCCGACCTGCTGGACCGGCTTGCCGCCCAGCCTGACGGAGTGCCGGTCGACCTGCGGTCGAACTACGCCGCCCCGTTGCCGGCCCAGATGATCTGCGAACTGTTCGGCGTACCGGAGGATGCCCGACCCGGGTTGTTGCGCGGCCTGGAACTGGCCGTCGACACCACGTTGCCGCCGGAGGTGGCCGCCGCGAACGTACGCGAATGGCAGGCGGGGCTGCAGAGTCTGGTGGACGCGAAGCGGATGGCGCCGGCCGACGACATGACCAGCCGTCTCGTCCAGGCACTGGACGCCGACCAGCTCAACGACTCCGAGGTGATCGGCTCGCTGTTCAACGTGCTCGGAGCTGGTTCCGAGACCGTGATGAACCTGATGACGAAAGCGGTCATCGCCCTGCTCACCCATCCGGAGCAGCGGGCGCTGCTGGATACCGGGCAGACCTCCTGGGACGACGTCATCGAGGAGACGTTGCGCGTCGAGGCACCCATCGCCCAACTACCGATCCGATTCGCGGTCTCCGACATCGAGCTCGACGACGGTGTCACCATCAGGGCGGGGACCCCGATCCTCATGTGCCTGGCTTCGACCGGCCGCGATCCGCAGCGGTACGGGGCGGATGCGGACACCTTCGACCTCGGCCGCGCAGACAAGGAACATCTGTCCTTCGGCTACGGCGCTCACTTCTGCATCGGGGCGTCGCTGGCCCGACTGGAGGCGTCGATCGCGCTTCCGGCCCTGTTCGCCCGCTTCCCGGACCTGGCGCTGGCTGTTCCCGCCGACGAGTTGGGACCAGCCGGAACCTTCATCATGAACGGGCACCGGAGCCTGCCGGTCTTTCTGAACGGCAAGCCCACCGGTTGACGATGGGGTGAACGCCGGCCCCCGATCCCGCGACGGGATCGGGGGCCGGCGTGCGTCCGGACGCTGTCGGCTGCCGGTCGACCTGGGTCGGCCGTTGGTCAGAGGCCGGCGGCGTGGGCGGCGGCGGTCCCGCCGACCACCGGCAACACGATGCGGCTGGTCTTCAACGCCACGTCGATGTTGGCCCGGGTCTGCACCGCCTGGGACGAATACTGCGGGTAGGACGCCACCAGGATCACCCCGATCCGGTGACCGGGCTGGAACACGTAGTCCTCGGGCAGCAGCGGGAAACTGAAGTTGTACGCCGTACCCGGGGTCAGTGGGGCGTCCACCCGGATCGACTGTCGGTTGCTGGCGTCCATGATGCCCTTGGTGACCAGCTCCTGGTCGGCGGTGGCGACCCGTTTCTCGGTCTGCCGGTAACAGCCGTCGTCGAAGGCGCTCGCCTCCCCCCAACAGTCCTTGGTGGACAGGGTGACGATGCCTTCGCCGGAGGCCCGGTGCGCCACCCGCTCGTCGGTGCCGTAGTCGACCAGGATCGCCCCGAAGTGGGTGTCGGTCTGGTCGGCGGCGGCCCGGATCTTGATCTCGGCGGTGCCGGAGATGTGCAGCGGGGCGGTCAGCGGCTCGGAGAGGTAGACGAGCCGGTTCGGCTGCACCGCCTCCGGGTTGCCGATCATCGTGTTCTGACTCTGTGTCGGGTTGTCCTGGAACCGTACGGTGGTCGGCTTCGCCACCGGGACCAGGCCGAGCCCGCCGGCGCCGTCCGTCCCCGGCTGCAGGAAGACCTCCGTGTCGGCCTTGCCCGGCACCGGCCAGTCGGCGTACGTCTCCCACACGTCGGCGGCCCGTTCCACGTCCACCCGGGGCTCGTCCATGATCCCGTTCGGCACCTGGTGCAGCCAGAAGTCGAACCAGCGGTGCAGGGTGTCGACCCACTCGGCGCGCCGGAAGTCGAACGGGTCGACGTGCCCGGTCTGCGTGATCCACAGCTTGCGGGTGACGTCGTGCTCGGCCAGGGCGTACCAGAACTTGCTCATGTGGTCGGCGCGCACGTTGTCGTCGTTGATCCCGTGCACCAGGAACACACTCGCGGTGATCTTGTCGACCTTCTTGACGTAGCTGCGCTCGTTCCAGAACGCGGTGTAGTCGCCGTGCTCGTCGCCGTCGTTGGCGGCCAGCGCGTCGCGTACCGGCTTGCAGTAGTCCCGGCGGTCCGGGTTGGTGACCACGTTCGCCAGGTACGACGGGTAGTCGTTGCCCCGGGTCACCACCCCGTTGCTGCGTACGTAGTCGTAGTACTCGCTGGGGCCGCCGATCGGCACGATCGTGGTCAGGCCCTTGACGCCGGTCACCGCCGTCGCCATCGCCAGCGAGCCGTCGTACGACTTGCCGATCATGCCGGTGTGGCCGTTGTGCCAGTCGGCGGTGACCGCCTCGCCGGCCGCGTCGCGGGCCACCGCCCGCCCGTTGAGCCAGTTGACCGCCTGCTTGGCGCTGAGATTGTCCTGGTTGGCGTTGGTGGTCGGGCAGCCGGTGGAGCCACCGGTGCCGACCATGTCCAGCAGGATGATCGCGTAGCCGCGCGGCACGAAGTAGTTGTCGTAGAACAGTGGCCACTTGTCGAGCAGGCCGTCGCCGTCGAGGTCCTGCTTGCACTGTGAGTCGTTGCCCCGGCACAGCGTCGTGTAGTACGGGCTGGCGTCCATGATGACGGGCACCCGTAGCCCGTCTTCGGTGGCGCGCGGCCGGATGACGTCGAACGCGATGATGTCGCGCAGCCCGTCACCGTCGCTGTCGAAGGTCGAGTCGATGAACAGTTTCTCCCGGATCGCGTCCGCATAGCCGAAGACCGGCTGCGTGACGCCGTCGGACACCACGATCGACGGGGCCTGCTGGGCGTACGCCGGTGACGACGCGCCGAACATGGCACCCACGGCCAGTGGCAGGACCAGGGTGGCGGCCCCCCACGATCTGCCGATACGTCCCATCCACACTCCTTCATAGGCTGGAGCCGTCAGGCTAAGTGCCGCCCGGCGGCCGGGACTACCGCCAACTGTCGGAACCACCGGCGCGCCACCTGCGACGCCCGAACGGCACACCCGCACCGGCCCCCAGGCCACCCGCCACGCCACCCGCGCGGCGCCGGACGGGCACCCATCGACCGGTGCGATCGGGAAGAATCGATTTAGTGACGGAAGCCGGCGGTGGTCCGGTGCGGCGTGGGAGGCAGCGGTGGCTGAGGGCGTACGCACACGTCGTAGCGGTATGCGGGAGGTCGCGAGGGCCGCCGGGGTCTCGGTCTCCACCGTCGCGAACGTACTGAGCCGACCGTCGATCGTGGCACCGGAGACCCGTCGTCGGGTCGAGGCGGCGATCGAGGGCGTCGGCTACGTGCCCAACGGCCCGGCCCGCCAGCTACGCGGCGTGCCCAGCCCGATCGTCGGCAGCGTCACCCTGGACCTGGCCAACCCGTTCTACGCCGAGGTCAACCGGGGCATCGAGGACCGGCTCACCGAGGACGGCTGCCTGATCCTCGCCTGCAGCACCGACCTGCGCGCGGCCAAGGAGCGCGAGCTGCTGAAACTGCTGCAGACCCAGGCGGTACGGGGCATCATCATCTCGCCGATCGGCACGGACCCGCAGCCACTGCTGCGGTTGAGCCGGCACGGCATCCCGGTGGTGCTGCTGGACCACCCGAGCGGCGGGCTCGAGCTGTGCGCGGTCGTGGTGGACGACGTCGCGGGTGGGCGGTTGGCCGGCGAGCATCTGCTCACCCTCGGCCACCGGCGGATCGCGTTCCTCGGCGGCACGGTGGACGCCGAGGCGGTGGCCCGGCGTCGCGATGGCGTACGCGAGGCGCTGGTGGCAGCCGGTCTCGACCCGGCGGTGGCGTTGCTGGACGTACGCGTACCGCTGCATCCGCCGCCGTTGGTCGAAGCCGCCGCCTCGGCCGCGGCGCTGATCCTCGACGCGGTCCCGCCGGTGACGGCGACGGTCTGCCTCAACGACCTGGCGGCGCTGGGGCTGCTGGACGGGTTGGCGGCGGCGGGCGTACGGGTGCCGGCGGACATGTCGGTGGTGGGCTACGACGATCTGTCGTTCGCGCGCCGGCTGGCACCCGCGCTGACGACGGTCTGGCGGCCGAAGTATCAGCTCGGCCGGGCCGCCGCCGAGTTGCTGCTGGATGAGGCAGGGCCGGAGCACACGCACCGGGAGGAGTGGTTCGGGCCGTCGTTGGCGGTGCGTGCCTCCACCGGACCGCCGCCACTGCGTCCGTCGAAGCGCATCGACTGACAACTATTTGCTTCCGGTCGGGGTGTCGACGTAACTGCTTCTCGTTCTCGACGCTGCACGACTTCGAGGCCAACGGCTGGACGTTGGTGGTCGGTGAGTTCGGCTGGCGGTTCAACTCCGGCGAGGTCGACCACGACACGATCCTGGCCTGCTACACCCAGGCACAGGGAACCTCATCGGTTACTGCCCACTGAAGCGGCTTATGCTCCATAAGATGGGTAAATGAACGATACAAGGAGGTATGTCGCCGAGTTCATCGGCAGCCTGCTGCTGGTCTTCTTCGGCGTGGGGAGCGCCGTCGCGGCAGCGGTCGAAGGCGGTGTGGTGGTGGTCGCCCTGGCGTTCGGCTTCATCATGCTCGTGCTCGTCTACACGATCGGCCCGCTGTCGGGCAGCCACGTCAACCCGGCGGTCACCCTCGGCGTACTCCTGTCTGGCAAGATCTCACCGGTCGGCGCCGTCGCGTACTGGATCGCGCAGCTGGCCGGAGCCGTGGTGGCCGCCTTCCTGCTCTGGGTGTTGACCCGATGGGGCGGGGTGGCCGACCAGACCGGGGTGCTCGGCACCAACAGCTACGGCGCGCACATCAACATGGGTGGCGCGATGCTGCTGGAGACCGTGCTGACCTTTCTGTTCGTCCTGGTGGTGCTCGTGGTGACGACGCGGACGAAGCACACCGCCTTCTCCGGACTGGCGATCGGACTGGCCCTCGCCGCGGCGCACCTGGTCGGCATCACCCTCGACGGGACCTCGGTGAACCCCGCCCGATCGTTCGGCCCGGCCTTGTTCGAAGGCGGCGACGCGCTGAGTCAACTCTGGTTGTTCATCGTCTTCCCGCTGCTCGGCGGGGCACTCGCCGCGTTGGTCGCGCCGCTGCTGCTCACCGGGCAGCCCGAGAAGCCGTAGCCGCGCGGATCAGCGACCGCCACGGCGACCCGGGTCGACGTCAGCCGCCGAGGGTGGTCAGTTCCGACACGACCACGTTCGACAGCGCCCGGCCGTCGCGGCGGACCTGACGCAGGTACCACTTCTGGATCGGCGCGTGGGTGGTCTTGGCGAACTGCCACGGCCCGCGCGGGCTGGTGAGCTGCCCGAGGCCGGCGATCGCCGTGTTGATCTCCTCCGGTGTCGGGTTGACGCCGGCGGCGGCGATCGCCCGGTCCAGCACGGCGGCCGCGTCGTAGGACGCCATCACGATCGAGGTCGGCACCCGGCCCGGGTAGGCGGCGTTCCACGCGGCGACGAACTCCCGGTTGGCCGCGTTGTCGAGGTCGGGCGAGTAGTTGAGCCCGTTGTAGATGCCCTCCGCCGCCTCGCCCTGCACTTCCAGGCTCGCCGGTTCGGTCACGAAGCCGGCCGCGTAGAGCGGCAGGTCGGCGACGTCCGACTCGGCGTACTGCTGGACGAAGGAGATGGCGCTCTGGGCGTCGAAGAAGCAGTAGATCGCGTCGGCACCGGACTCGGCGATCTCCTCCAGGTACGGCCCGAAGTCGGTGGTGCCGGGGAACGGCGAGA
This window harbors:
- a CDS encoding M6 family metalloprotease domain-containing protein; this encodes MRLLSTRRPVRRALLGAAVVTALIVPTGGATVVAAPGNPAGGGGPFEILDPQYWQNPDTMTWDDWVAVPGRDWSDPTVTGSERNFDIALVTLDYPDEPFVVTQRARSTVFGNPQASAANIPRDQVAQFYTDFLNTPNDLNKGHTLHEYWMQDSNGKYGVDLTGFGPYEMPSKSYQYGIDNGFNPGACPAGEQCARNIRTDGLGAWRAAVGDEVADSYELVFILSAGQDESSTWQEFGQMMFQTKEDVPDAWGPPDPNLPNWARTRYVEWTSWKAAASIWPNAGGGSSTQAESSGMGVYAHELSHLLSIGDNYNNPYGSPLRRTYTGIWGMMSRGSFNGPGGPHSRWQIPPTNGASMGSLHMVRDKIKIGLLGEEHLLRLSREALASSGIVVAEVTARSVDAGPNGLTGINIAMDRDRSPACSTSADPLCDGGNFNNYTVEVVDRMGADSFTPDAGVLLSKTKNADSAPFVWVVDANPQDIDMVDFYQPDGTPQKITMGDYRQLSDALFHAGSGSGSEFEYVDEANRLHFYILDLRRDRDGVLSYTVAVRSLDGAGGPSTHGVAVGDGRVTTPNSKPTNRGVTCSFDLTNTGTYSAGGQQHPEDVSAYLDSDVYRLSTRAAGIGWRSELPNELATVEFGKSTTVKVSVAAAADAVPTGYIKLTATSVSDPTKTVTETCRVNKS
- a CDS encoding PucR family transcriptional regulator, with amino-acid sequence MHGELQRIVDTVAARVGRPALIEDRRQRVVVYSEHTGLMDDVRRTSILRRHTTPEVVAWFRDVGIMKARDPVRTPACPELELLPRVCVPIRHQDLLLGFVWFIDADGTMTDADIATAVATTADLALALYRTNLIGELASQREAEAARTLLSDSADTRAETVRSLLSDGVLASDGQSTALVAQLVPARGQTLDEVARIALEQALVATRRWVGTREALHLVRHDHGVLLLRDARLAGRGSPPATARHLSEALQTATARLAPVVRAVVGVGQPRPRLADTIDSYAEALQSARVAVQLPALGHVVTWANLGIYRLLSQIDGGQLDLAGVHPGLERMLRDDTHQVLLETLEVYLDLAGNAHATAERLRLHRTTLYYRLQRVEQLADTDLKDGNERLCLHLALKLSRLTRPPRPAG
- a CDS encoding dihydrodipicolinate synthase family protein — its product is MPVPTRPRRPWHQVVAAVVTPFRRDLTVDFDRLQEQVRWLAEQGCHGVAAACAFGEYQTLSDAERVDLVRAAVQSAPADWPVLAGAGGYGSRQARHWAEQAAAAGAAAVLVPPPAGHPASAAEVVAHFREVAAVGLPVVAVNDPAQSRVDLTPDLLATVAETDGVVAVVDATADVRRTHRIRDLCPHLGLLAGTGDVLLESVVCGATGWLTGLANTLPALSVRLFDSCAGGDVTAALPLYAGLHPLLSWEGRPDAVQAVKLGMDIVGRYGGPCRPPRNPLPPVEETRLRRDLARALGAAADR
- a CDS encoding TlpA family protein disulfide reductase, with the translated sequence MALLAAAATGCGSDLIEHPEPSPSAVAGGALTLPGPAPTDLGLRPAPTDSPPAPAVSGTLTDRTPLALADLWGDRAVVLTFFTSWCTTCADQQAALSELAGANADRVVFVGVVGADDDPAQVQDYLRRHQVDHPVLVDDDQTIWRAYAVREPPAVVLIARGGVLLRGFPGGIEASALERILTELVLAD
- a CDS encoding GNAT family N-acetyltransferase, with product MEIRRITRVDEVLAAGQLFDERPSRPATERFVADERHHLLIAYLDDGTPAGMITGVEMTHPDKGTEMFLYELGVDDAYQGRGIGRALVAALAELARGRGCFGMWVITDGDNAAALATYRRAGGASEDGQVVLAWTFDEP
- a CDS encoding SDR family NAD(P)-dependent oxidoreductase, encoding MRRRDPSLFSSFGEIPLQPIFVAVDLAVHLSNCPSRRNVEDLHSPELVRRWIDERPDGQGGAMPNVSDMFRLDGQVALVTGASRGIGKAIALGLAAAGADVAVLARGTAALEEVAKEIADLGRRSFVITCDIEDAGQIENSVSAAVAELGRVDIMVNNAGGFSHVGPFLEMTTDDWNRTTRSNLESVVHFCRLVGRQMIENGRGSVINVASVGGYNGVPMLGPYAVAKAGVISLTRTLSAEWAAHGVRVNAIAPGWTRTQLTSAFAGNPELERELIRTVPLGQWGEPEDLAGAAVYLASAASRMVTGSCLTVDGGVTAYDTGPSMIEMLKAGRIPV